In a genomic window of bacterium:
- a CDS encoding pentapeptide repeat-containing protein, whose amino-acid sequence MPDEQGKLTVDELRDRWKTPAGKAFREEIIRQLQSDEKGHAVDWENLSVEVNGETHAWRDFSGVSEIKNFRELRGINLSELTLQNADLRYVHLEHSNLGGAHLEHSNLAGTLFKYATLVRTSLEHADLSLAYLEGANLVGAHLEGANLCLAQLEHANLWEANLEYANLSRASFEHADLSLASLEYANLNEANLEHANLMYANLEHSNLRHALLEGANLNYASFSFKSWRRVKDIIKYYWWLVKMILKKADDKPPDRLTLFDGAELKNVKLDSDPILYRDLLDEQYLDQFELKHKVMYPFWLVTSNCGRSASLVFLWSLVIIVFFGFIFSKTDFLYITYSVGEPPCWYPYYFSAVTMTTLGLASVEPNTFGAALWHTFENIIGYMWLGYLIAVLGAKFTRRSA is encoded by the coding sequence ATGCCGGACGAACAGGGTAAACTGACAGTCGATGAACTGAGAGATCGGTGGAAAACACCGGCCGGGAAGGCATTCAGAGAGGAAATCATCAGGCAGTTACAGTCTGATGAGAAGGGCCATGCTGTTGATTGGGAAAACCTCAGTGTAGAGGTGAATGGTGAAACGCATGCGTGGAGAGACTTTTCTGGTGTCAGTGAAATAAAAAATTTTCGTGAGCTTCGCGGTATCAATTTATCAGAACTTACATTACAAAATGCCGACTTGCGTTATGTTCATCTTGAGCATTCCAACCTAGGAGGAGCGCATCTTGAGCATTCCAACCTAGCTGGAACGTTGTTTAAGTATGCCACATTGGTTAGAACATCTCTTGAGCATGCCGACTTGAGTTTAGCGTATCTTGAGGGCGCCAACCTAGTTGGAGCGCATCTTGAGGGCGCCAACCTGTGTTTAGCGCAACTTGAGCATGCCAACCTATGGGAAGCGAATCTTGAGTATGCCAACCTGAGTAGAGCGAGTTTTGAGCATGCCGACTTGAGTTTAGCGAGTCTTGAATATGCCAACCTAAATGAAGCAAATCTTGAACATGCCAACCTGATGTATGCAAATCTTGAGCATTCCAACCTAAGACATGCACTTCTTGAAGGAGCCAATTTAAACTACGCATCTTTCTCATTCAAATCATGGCGGCGGGTCAAGGATATAATTAAATACTATTGGTGGCTGGTCAAGATGATACTTAAAAAAGCTGACGATAAACCACCGGACAGGCTAACTTTGTTCGATGGTGCCGAACTCAAAAATGTCAAACTCGATTCTGACCCGATTCTGTACCGCGACCTCCTCGACGAGCAGTATCTCGATCAATTCGAATTAAAACACAAAGTTATGTATCCTTTCTGGCTGGTCACCTCGAACTGCGGGCGGTCGGCGTCCCTTGTATTTCTCTGGTCGCTTGTGATTATAGTCTTTTTCGGATTTATTTTCTCAAAAACTGATTTTTTATATATCACCTATTCTGTTGGTGAGCCTCCATGTTGGTATCCGTACTATTTCAGCGCTGTTACCATGACAACACTCGGCTTGGCATCGGTCGAGCCGAACACTTTTGGGGCGGCTCTCTGGCATACATTTGAGAACATAATCGGATATATGTGGCTCGGTTACCTCATCGCCGTGCTCGGCGCAAAATTCACCCGCAGGAGCGCATAA
- a CDS encoding DUF4962 domain-containing protein — protein sequence MIMSLTLHKPKPASAFVMYCILFMLMSGLAFSQPIRLDETPAGEDEWGYRPVSGSVSQVNPPSFTWRPMEGMTWELECAADTTFAKVEYRADGLVFNVHCPSRTFKPGTWAWRYRGTGGDGRTTTGWSVTRTFTIPADAAVMPMPSREELIARIPETHPRLFVRPENIDRLKTLAHGELKENYEALVEQCEKILASPPSVEEPPKYPEGTVTNSDPWREIWWGNRMKVIAALDGAATLAFTRLLGGPERYGMEAKRILLSCATWDPVGSTGFRYNDEAGMPYAYYFSRTYTFVNDLLTEDEKQACRRVMKIRGDEMYRNLYPRHLWKPYSSHSNRAWHFLGEVGIAFCGEVEGAEDWVWFAASVFFNVYPVWSDDDGGWHEGSAYWQSYQERFTWWADVMREALGINAFEKPYYSKVGYYALYLMPPGKVGGGFGDLTATLTSASFTSLMTTFAAQARNGHWEWWVERNGGPKPAGGYIGFIRGALPGVESKAPDDLPSSRLFMGTGQAMLNTTLTDAGADVQVVFKSSPLGTQSHGYEANNSFLLWAYGKRLLIRSGRRDSYGSEHHTNWMWSTRSVNCIRINGKDQPKRSSKAKGEITAFKTTPAMDIVVGRTEHFTRAVLFVKPDLVIVYDRLDPGEPSSYEYWLHAVNKIDVTDQHRIRVTNDDVVCDIDFLAPSGLTFTQTDQYDPNPRPRITLREWHLTATTPEKKDRLEFVTIYRPHKIGDRAPDEAVLEPVSGGYGLRVKLADGECTALLPTDDSALLRAYGLESRGAIKMRVKRDSGAVEELGLEK from the coding sequence ATGATTATGTCTCTTACCCTGCACAAGCCCAAACCGGCCTCAGCTTTCGTGATGTACTGCATTCTGTTCATGCTCATGTCCGGTCTGGCTTTTTCTCAGCCCATCCGTCTCGATGAGACCCCGGCCGGTGAAGATGAATGGGGTTATCGACCGGTTTCCGGTTCCGTATCGCAGGTCAATCCCCCGAGTTTCACCTGGCGTCCCATGGAGGGCATGACCTGGGAGCTCGAATGCGCCGCCGACACGACTTTTGCAAAGGTCGAGTACCGTGCGGACGGCCTCGTTTTCAATGTGCACTGCCCTTCCCGCACATTCAAGCCCGGAACCTGGGCATGGCGCTACCGCGGCACGGGCGGGGACGGCCGAACGACCACCGGCTGGAGCGTGACACGCACATTCACCATCCCGGCGGATGCCGCTGTCATGCCGATGCCGTCACGGGAAGAGCTCATCGCCCGTATCCCGGAAACTCATCCGCGCCTGTTCGTACGCCCCGAAAACATTGACCGGCTCAAAACCCTCGCTCACGGCGAATTGAAGGAAAACTACGAGGCTCTCGTCGAACAGTGCGAGAAGATTCTCGCAAGCCCGCCATCCGTCGAGGAACCGCCGAAATACCCGGAAGGCACTGTGACCAACAGCGACCCGTGGCGTGAGATATGGTGGGGCAACCGCATGAAGGTCATCGCCGCGCTCGATGGTGCCGCGACCCTCGCATTCACCCGTCTGCTCGGCGGACCTGAACGGTACGGCATGGAGGCGAAACGTATCCTTCTGTCGTGCGCGACATGGGACCCGGTCGGCAGCACCGGTTTCCGGTACAACGATGAGGCAGGTATGCCCTATGCGTATTATTTTTCAAGGACATACACGTTTGTGAACGACCTGCTGACCGAGGACGAGAAACAGGCCTGCCGCCGTGTCATGAAAATCCGCGGCGACGAGATGTATCGCAATCTCTACCCCCGTCACCTCTGGAAACCTTACAGCAGCCATTCCAACCGCGCATGGCACTTTCTCGGAGAGGTCGGCATCGCATTCTGCGGCGAGGTCGAGGGCGCCGAAGACTGGGTCTGGTTCGCCGCCAGCGTTTTTTTCAACGTCTACCCCGTGTGGAGCGACGATGACGGCGGCTGGCACGAGGGCTCGGCATACTGGCAGAGCTATCAGGAGCGCTTCACCTGGTGGGCCGATGTCATGCGCGAGGCGCTCGGTATCAACGCCTTCGAGAAACCGTACTATTCGAAGGTCGGCTACTACGCCCTCTATCTTATGCCGCCAGGCAAGGTGGGAGGCGGATTCGGCGACCTGACCGCCACGCTCACTTCCGCCAGCTTCACATCACTCATGACCACATTTGCAGCACAGGCCCGCAACGGTCACTGGGAATGGTGGGTCGAGCGGAACGGCGGGCCGAAGCCTGCCGGGGGCTATATCGGATTCATCCGCGGCGCGCTGCCCGGCGTCGAATCGAAAGCGCCCGACGATCTTCCGTCCTCACGCCTGTTCATGGGAACCGGCCAGGCCATGCTCAACACCACCCTGACCGATGCCGGCGCGGATGTCCAGGTCGTGTTCAAATCGAGCCCGCTCGGCACCCAGTCGCACGGTTACGAGGCGAACAACTCGTTTCTCCTGTGGGCGTACGGCAAACGTCTGCTCATACGGTCGGGGAGGCGCGACAGCTACGGCAGCGAGCACCACACGAACTGGATGTGGAGCACACGCTCGGTCAACTGCATCAGGATAAACGGCAAGGATCAGCCGAAGCGCTCCTCGAAGGCGAAAGGCGAGATCACCGCTTTTAAAACGACGCCCGCCATGGATATCGTTGTCGGCAGAACCGAGCACTTCACCAGGGCCGTTCTCTTTGTCAAGCCCGACCTCGTGATCGTCTACGACCGTCTCGACCCCGGAGAGCCGTCCTCGTACGAATACTGGCTCCATGCGGTCAACAAGATCGATGTGACAGACCAGCACAGGATACGGGTGACGAACGACGATGTAGTGTGCGACATCGATTTCCTCGCGCCGTCAGGGCTGACCTTCACCCAGACCGACCAGTACGATCCGAATCCGAGGCCGCGCATCACGCTCCGTGAATGGCACCTGACCGCAACGACTCCGGAAAAGAAGGACCGGCTGGAATTCGTCACCATCTACCGTCCGCACAAAATCGGGGATAGAGCGCCCGATGAAGCGGTTCTGGAGCCGGTCAGCGGCGGCTATGGGCTCAGAGTGAAACTGGCGGACGGCGAGTGCACCGCGCTGCTGCCCACCGATGACAGCGCTCTGCTCCGGGCGTATGGACTCGAAAGCAGGGGAGCGATAAAAATGCGGGTGAAACGCGACAGCGGTGCGGTCGAGGAACTCGGACTCGAAAAGTAA
- a CDS encoding RidA family protein, giving the protein MKRHLFTGAVLVSFVCSLAVISGCGPNEAKIEEIARRVSREEAQNAIEQYAKSFVPQKFGFGGALEKEWSHAQGVKTGNMIFVSGQQPYDTNLDEKGMPKTDLETGRNFEQQLDTALGNIQKVLASYNATMDDVTFLQIFVDERAGKNKAEFNNAAGVIGKFFPKGLQAMTVISVDNLFGPEQLVEANAIAVVK; this is encoded by the coding sequence ATGAAACGTCATTTATTTACAGGAGCTGTACTCGTCTCGTTCGTATGTTCACTGGCAGTGATTTCGGGGTGCGGGCCGAACGAGGCAAAAATAGAGGAGATCGCCCGCAGAGTCTCCCGTGAGGAAGCGCAGAACGCCATAGAGCAGTACGCGAAATCGTTTGTCCCGCAGAAATTCGGATTCGGCGGCGCGCTCGAAAAAGAGTGGTCGCATGCCCAGGGAGTGAAAACCGGTAACATGATCTTCGTATCCGGCCAGCAGCCCTATGACACGAACCTCGACGAAAAGGGCATGCCGAAAACCGACCTCGAAACCGGAAGGAATTTCGAGCAGCAGCTCGACACGGCGCTTGGTAACATCCAGAAAGTGCTCGCCAGCTACAACGCCACCATGGACGATGTCACATTCCTCCAGATTTTCGTGGACGAACGGGCCGGAAAGAACAAAGCCGAATTCAACAACGCCGCCGGAGTCATCGGGAAGTTTTTCCCGAAGGGCCTCCAGGCTATGACGGTCATATCGGTCGACAACCTCTTCGGTCCCGAACAGCTTGTCGAAGCCAACGCCATTGCCGTGGTGAAATAG
- a CDS encoding metallophosphoesterase, whose protein sequence is MKRRVFLSMMLPTAAAAGLYGCGFKPFYFIQMADTQIGMIAGGDDGNEFTQETTIMENVISRINKMRPRPAFVVVCGDMTNIPAHEKQVAEYKRLMGLLDRSIPCYNVSGNHDFLGNQGPSHEGIAVYRKIYGPDWYSFTKGGWKFMVLNSTLMKTPDFVMEDEGAQGDWMEAEFAEKSKKNRYGTIVFMHHPFFDNSIDEEDGYHAITQVSRALYLEAFVKGNVRAVFSGHRHTTIPERAYKTVRLINTNAICNSFDNNPGLRVVKLYEGTLKDEFYHRDAIPERVEL, encoded by the coding sequence ATGAAACGAAGAGTTTTTCTGTCCATGATGCTTCCTACAGCGGCTGCGGCGGGTCTGTACGGATGCGGATTCAAGCCGTTTTATTTCATCCAGATGGCCGATACCCAGATCGGGATGATCGCCGGAGGTGATGACGGAAACGAGTTTACGCAGGAAACAACGATAATGGAAAACGTCATATCGCGCATCAATAAAATGCGCCCGCGCCCGGCATTCGTCGTGGTCTGCGGCGATATGACCAATATTCCCGCCCACGAGAAGCAGGTTGCGGAGTACAAGCGGCTCATGGGGCTGCTCGACCGCTCGATTCCCTGTTACAACGTGTCGGGCAACCACGATTTTCTCGGTAATCAGGGACCCTCGCACGAAGGAATCGCCGTCTACCGGAAGATTTACGGTCCCGACTGGTATTCATTCACAAAAGGCGGGTGGAAGTTCATGGTTCTGAACAGCACGCTCATGAAAACGCCCGATTTTGTCATGGAGGATGAAGGGGCCCAGGGCGACTGGATGGAAGCGGAGTTTGCCGAAAAATCGAAAAAAAACAGATATGGAACCATCGTTTTCATGCATCACCCGTTTTTCGATAACTCCATCGACGAGGAAGACGGGTATCATGCCATCACTCAGGTCAGCCGTGCGCTCTACCTCGAAGCATTTGTCAAAGGCAATGTCAGGGCGGTCTTCTCCGGGCACCGTCACACGACAATCCCCGAACGCGCATATAAGACAGTGCGGCTCATCAATACGAACGCGATCTGCAATTCATTCGACAACAATCCCGGTCTCCGGGTTGTGAAACTGTACGAAGGCACGCTGAAAGACGAATTTTATCACCGTGACGCCATCCCCGAGCGTGTCGAGCTGTAA
- a CDS encoding DUF5058 family protein → MDNYLSIANGFGMWVACTAIIVVVLFQTARFIRISFRAGDRIGLPRAQMVQALRTGIISAIVPSIALLVGVAVLIPKLGVPFPWMRLSVIGSVIYELFAVEVAATAMGLKDSTAAFDGQVYAAAVWTMSMGFIFCLLFVALFTPSLKKIKDRLAGNDEGWMTLMNSAAFFGAFGFLWGQPIARGGLPLIALLTGFVCMVIFQVLIRYARQSWLKEWALSVSILIGMTAVGIAHHWHGTGG, encoded by the coding sequence ATGGACAACTATCTGTCAATTGCCAACGGTTTTGGAATGTGGGTGGCCTGCACCGCTATCATCGTCGTGGTGCTTTTCCAGACCGCGCGGTTTATCAGGATTTCGTTCAGGGCGGGAGACCGTATCGGCCTTCCCCGCGCGCAGATGGTGCAGGCGCTCCGTACGGGCATCATCTCCGCAATCGTGCCCTCAATCGCGCTCCTCGTCGGCGTCGCGGTGCTCATTCCCAAGCTCGGGGTACCGTTCCCCTGGATGCGTCTTTCGGTCATCGGCTCGGTGATCTACGAGCTCTTCGCGGTCGAGGTCGCCGCAACGGCCATGGGGCTCAAAGACAGCACCGCCGCGTTCGACGGCCAGGTTTATGCCGCGGCGGTGTGGACCATGTCCATGGGATTCATATTCTGTCTCCTCTTTGTGGCGCTCTTTACCCCGAGCCTCAAAAAAATCAAGGACAGGCTGGCCGGAAACGACGAGGGCTGGATGACGCTCATGAACAGCGCGGCGTTCTTCGGGGCGTTCGGATTCCTCTGGGGACAGCCCATAGCGCGCGGCGGACTCCCCCTGATCGCGCTGCTGACCGGCTTCGTCTGCATGGTGATTTTCCAGGTGCTCATACGCTATGCCCGGCAGTCATGGCTCAAGGAGTGGGCGCTCTCGGTCTCCATACTCATCGGCATGACCGCGGTGGGAATCGCTCATCACTGGCACGGGACGGGAGGATGA
- a CDS encoding T9SS type A sorting domain-containing protein — MKTQFKIYSLVLFLLIINAANCFSGDWVTYKTFIDTVTAIEQKNDTFWLGSKHGLAAYDQKTGITVGYPWENNIQNNCVNGIAIDRNGVTWAATDKGIFYRSGAYMVSAGEKEFGKILAVDVEKNNNIWFISSNNVIFYDRDSWHVFTASIDFPVGSLITLVIDDTDTIWIGTKKNGIMSYNGSSWTIYDMYKPDIVCSTVDIKNRVWFGDYHGMAYSYDGNNWNSIQVVSPLWYMYSLDVDKNDIIWAGSNKGLYRSENGANTVYTEDNGLEITRCNIVKIDEIDNESVCIVGIRGLTKYNGIDFSTVFPNVGPLENNVYSIAIDHNNVKWFGHNTDNITCFEDVSWSGFKHHTISMIGEHIAVDSHNTKWLSAETGVVLSFNDSTFTEYNISAYDEAGQRMNPKYPLYVSSIVTDNDSNVWMFADGTNDYEYKANIFGYNGENIYVCSPYLYLVPVFNLAIDSKNQLWKSLHNTSPPYGYYITCPSTIIQSPFNERSILSFDHYDSIWIYSIYGIAEFDSVFWIVYNEDNSGLTSNVVYSMAFDQNNTKWIGTDAGVCRFDGETWTTFNTQNSGLCDNKVNAIAVEKNNTIWFGTDNGVSQYTGEVIITSVDENKTTPVSLPIIRSYPNPFNPSTTIEFFLPDTGFTTLIIYNIAGQKVRVIATERMTSGIHRLHWDGKDDSGSSVSAGIYFARLTCGGQVATGKMVMVK, encoded by the coding sequence ATGAAAACACAATTCAAAATATATTCATTAGTGTTGTTTTTACTTATTATAAACGCAGCCAATTGTTTTTCAGGAGATTGGGTAACATATAAAACGTTTATCGACACCGTTACTGCAATAGAGCAAAAAAATGATACATTCTGGCTTGGTTCAAAACACGGTCTTGCTGCGTATGATCAAAAAACAGGCATTACCGTTGGATATCCATGGGAAAACAACATTCAAAACAACTGTGTGAACGGCATAGCAATTGACAGAAACGGAGTTACATGGGCAGCGACCGATAAGGGAATATTTTATCGGAGTGGCGCATATATGGTTTCAGCAGGCGAAAAGGAATTTGGAAAAATACTTGCCGTGGATGTCGAAAAGAATAATAACATATGGTTCATTTCATCGAATAATGTAATTTTTTATGACAGGGATTCATGGCATGTTTTTACAGCAAGCATCGATTTTCCCGTCGGATCGCTTATCACACTTGTGATAGATGATACCGATACAATCTGGATAGGTACGAAAAAGAATGGAATTATGAGTTATAACGGTTCCTCATGGACAATCTATGATATGTATAAACCCGATATCGTGTGCAGCACAGTAGATATAAAAAACCGTGTCTGGTTTGGCGATTACCATGGTATGGCATATTCATATGATGGGAACAATTGGAATAGCATACAGGTAGTAAGTCCTCTATGGTATATGTATTCGCTCGATGTCGATAAAAATGACATTATCTGGGCAGGCTCTAATAAGGGACTCTATCGTTCTGAAAATGGTGCAAATACTGTTTACACGGAAGATAACGGTCTCGAAATCACACGATGTAACATCGTAAAAATAGATGAAATCGATAACGAATCTGTATGTATTGTTGGGATCAGAGGATTAACGAAGTATAACGGAATCGATTTTTCAACAGTTTTTCCGAATGTTGGTCCTTTGGAAAATAATGTGTATTCAATCGCGATCGATCACAATAATGTCAAATGGTTCGGACATAATACGGACAATATTACGTGTTTTGAAGACGTTTCTTGGTCAGGATTTAAGCACCATACAATCAGCATGATCGGAGAACATATTGCTGTCGATTCACACAATACCAAATGGCTTTCTGCAGAGACCGGTGTTGTCCTTTCTTTCAATGATAGTACGTTTACAGAATATAATATATCTGCTTATGATGAGGCTGGCCAGAGAATGAATCCCAAATATCCATTGTATGTAAGTTCCATCGTAACAGATAATGACAGTAATGTATGGATGTTTGCAGATGGTACGAATGATTATGAATATAAAGCAAATATTTTTGGTTACAATGGAGAAAACATATATGTTTGTTCGCCTTATCTCTACCTAGTACCTGTTTTCAATTTGGCCATAGATTCAAAGAATCAATTATGGAAATCATTGCACAATACCAGCCCACCATATGGATACTATATCACATGTCCCTCAACAATAATACAAAGTCCTTTTAATGAACGTTCCATTCTATCTTTTGATCATTATGATAGTATATGGATATATTCTATTTATGGTATAGCTGAATTCGACAGTGTATTTTGGATTGTTTATAATGAAGATAATTCAGGTCTCACAAGTAATGTTGTATATTCCATGGCATTTGATCAAAACAACACCAAATGGATCGGCACCGATGCCGGTGTCTGCCGCTTCGACGGCGAAACCTGGACAACGTTCAACACTCAGAACAGCGGCCTCTGCGATAATAAAGTCAACGCCATCGCGGTCGAAAAGAATAACACCATCTGGTTCGGTACCGACAACGGAGTCTCCCAATACACCGGGGAAGTAATCATCACTTCAGTGGACGAAAACAAAACAACGCCCGTATCTCTCCCTATCATCCGCTCCTACCCAAACCCCTTCAACCCCTCGACGACCATCGAATTCTTTCTTCCTGATACCGGGTTCACAACGCTCATCATCTACAATATTGCCGGACAGAAAGTCCGTGTAATTGCTACGGAACGCATGACCAGCGGAATTCACCGTCTCCATTGGGACGGCAAGGACGACTCCGGCAGCTCTGTCTCGGCGGGTATCTACTTCGCCCGGCTGACATGTGGCGGGCAGGTGGCTACGGGGAAAATGGTGATGGTGAAGTGA
- a CDS encoding metallophosphoesterase, with product MKRRSFIQMAGAAGLAGVSSSCANRAAKARFSFVHFSDVHIEPERGAKEGFLAAIAKMNSLRPDFAISGGDLIMDALGADETRAVTLYDLYIECCKSFDMPLHNTIGNHEIFGIYDPDKVPENHPLWGKEMFKKRLGNGSTYRSFDHNGVHFVLLDSMGYEKRTDKPGYEYFGQIGAEQMSWLEKDLSGIPAGTPVIAVSHIPFFTYYSQITDGPLRPNSRGGVITDGKELYDLLTRHRLIGYLEGHIHVNEIYTYKGARFVDTGAVCGAWWQGPRDGHPEGFNLVHVYDDRIETEYMTYGWDASKYKPVTLNRELFPFAQMT from the coding sequence ATGAAACGACGGAGCTTTATTCAGATGGCGGGAGCAGCCGGACTCGCGGGCGTTTCCTCATCCTGCGCAAACCGTGCGGCAAAGGCGCGGTTCAGTTTCGTTCACTTTTCCGATGTCCATATCGAGCCGGAACGGGGTGCGAAGGAAGGTTTCCTCGCCGCAATCGCGAAAATGAACAGCCTCAGGCCCGATTTCGCCATAAGCGGCGGTGACCTGATCATGGATGCGCTCGGCGCCGACGAAACCCGCGCGGTCACCCTTTACGATCTCTACATCGAGTGCTGCAAATCGTTTGACATGCCGCTCCATAATACCATCGGAAACCACGAAATCTTCGGGATTTACGACCCCGACAAGGTTCCCGAAAACCATCCCCTGTGGGGGAAGGAGATGTTCAAAAAACGTCTCGGCAACGGGAGCACCTACCGGAGCTTCGACCACAACGGCGTCCACTTCGTGCTCCTCGATTCCATGGGCTACGAAAAGAGGACGGACAAGCCGGGCTACGAGTACTTCGGGCAGATCGGCGCGGAGCAGATGTCATGGCTGGAAAAGGACCTGAGCGGCATCCCCGCCGGAACGCCGGTCATTGCCGTCTCACACATCCCCTTTTTCACCTACTACAGCCAGATTACGGACGGGCCGCTCCGGCCGAACAGCCGGGGGGGCGTCATAACCGACGGCAAGGAGCTGTACGATCTCCTCACCCGTCACCGCCTCATCGGGTACCTCGAAGGGCACATTCATGTCAATGAAATCTATACGTACAAGGGAGCCCGGTTTGTCGATACCGGAGCGGTGTGCGGCGCATGGTGGCAGGGACCCCGTGACGGGCACCCGGAGGGATTCAATCTCGTCCATGTGTACGACGACCGCATCGAGACTGAGTACATGACCTACGGCTGGGATGCATCGAAGTACAAACCGGTCACCCTCAACCGCGAGCTCTTCCCGTTTGCACAAATGACATGA
- a CDS encoding neutral/alkaline non-lysosomal ceramidase N-terminal domain-containing protein, which translates to MPERYDSTGPDESRMYGREKHRRFRPAANSSCTLTDSTMNEKRAETAGHAQKYITLTLNSGNGNRKYHKRLHSSGVSDIITYSDYIDRLAALFHIFQTGGAPMRMFITVIFMLGACIMPSSNVHAESPLRAGAAKIKTSPAEPIPLAGFYVRQGPFTGVHDDLYARAVVFESGGTEAALITVDICVLTESFWNDVTDRIARAYPIAKDHIILNASHTHGGPALYEPPDPNALDASWLGKNPYEEQQKRYTEELKNNIVKVVGEARKRYAPAVIGYGRGSSSIGINRRALDPQGKIWLGVNPDGPTDRDVGVVRIDTKSGKTIAVMYNFGCHGTSMMSEQLTGDWCGICSQYIERKWGGDIVAPFLSGAAGDVNPIYEEKKEFDARTGGADVLAMMVGEEVMRVANGITAEVSGPVQASQKITKVPGKRYLGLLGFDPKYDELAKDTSPVPDTPLRMSAIRVGEVLFAGSSAEVFCEIGKDFKQKSPYQWVMFMGLCNGYASYVLSDKELGRGGYEYNASVVKEGGQKAIVSTLIDIAVGF; encoded by the coding sequence ATGCCAGAGCGGTATGATTCGACAGGTCCCGATGAATCACGGATGTACGGAAGAGAAAAGCATCGACGGTTCCGTCCGGCAGCGAACAGTTCATGTACACTGACGGACAGTACGATGAACGAAAAGAGAGCCGAAACTGCCGGACACGCTCAGAAATACATCACCCTGACGCTGAATTCCGGAAATGGGAACCGAAAATACCATAAACGCTTGCATTCCTCCGGTGTAAGTGACATAATAACGTATTCCGATTATATCGACAGGCTTGCAGCACTGTTTCACATTTTTCAGACCGGAGGTGCGCCGATGAGAATGTTCATAACGGTAATATTCATGCTGGGAGCGTGCATCATGCCTTCTTCGAACGTTCACGCAGAATCGCCGCTCAGGGCGGGAGCGGCAAAAATCAAAACATCGCCTGCCGAGCCGATTCCGCTCGCGGGATTCTACGTCCGTCAGGGACCTTTCACCGGTGTGCATGACGATCTCTATGCGCGGGCGGTCGTTTTCGAATCGGGGGGAACCGAAGCCGCGCTGATCACGGTCGATATCTGTGTCCTCACCGAGAGCTTCTGGAACGATGTCACCGACCGTATCGCCCGTGCATATCCCATCGCGAAGGATCACATCATCCTCAACGCCAGCCATACCCACGGCGGCCCGGCGCTCTACGAGCCTCCCGACCCGAATGCCCTCGATGCGTCCTGGCTCGGCAAAAACCCCTACGAGGAACAGCAGAAACGGTACACGGAGGAACTGAAAAACAACATCGTCAAGGTCGTTGGCGAAGCCCGGAAACGGTATGCCCCCGCTGTCATCGGGTACGGCAGGGGTTCGTCATCCATCGGCATCAACCGCCGCGCCCTCGATCCTCAGGGGAAAATCTGGCTCGGCGTCAATCCGGACGGCCCCACCGACCGTGATGTGGGTGTCGTGCGCATCGACACGAAATCGGGCAAGACGATCGCGGTCATGTACAATTTCGGCTGCCACGGGACAAGCATGATGTCCGAACAGCTCACCGGCGACTGGTGCGGCATCTGCTCCCAGTACATCGAGCGGAAATGGGGAGGCGATATCGTCGCTCCCTTCCTTTCCGGCGCCGCCGGCGATGTGAATCCCATATACGAGGAGAAGAAGGAGTTCGACGCCCGGACGGGAGGAGCAGATGTGCTCGCGATGATGGTCGGTGAGGAGGTCATGCGGGTGGCGAACGGCATCACGGCGGAAGTCTCCGGGCCGGTGCAGGCATCCCAGAAAATCACGAAGGTGCCGGGAAAACGGTATCTAGGGCTCCTCGGATTCGACCCGAAATACGACGAGCTGGCGAAGGACACATCGCCCGTGCCCGATACGCCCCTGCGCATGAGCGCCATCAGGGTCGGTGAGGTTCTCTTCGCCGGGTCATCCGCGGAGGTCTTCTGCGAAATCGGCAAGGATTTCAAGCAGAAATCGCCGTACCAGTGGGTGATGTTCATGGGCCTGTGCAACGGCTACGCGAGTTATGTGCTCTCCGATAAAGAGCTCGGTCGCGGAGGATACGAGTACAACGCCTCGGTGGTGAAAGAGGGCGGCCAGAAAGCGATCGTCTCGACCCTGATCGACATTGCCGTGGGATTCTGA